A single region of the Oncorhynchus keta strain PuntledgeMale-10-30-2019 chromosome 37, Oket_V2, whole genome shotgun sequence genome encodes:
- the LOC118370212 gene encoding abl interactor 2-like isoform X18 — protein MSVGEAGIWHALIAKDVKMAELQMLLEEEIPAGRSALLDSFTNLERVAEYCESNYVQSPDKHRALEETKNYTTQSLASVAYLINTLANNVLQMLDIQASQLRRMESSINHISQTVDIHKEKVARREIGILTTNKNTSRTHKIIAPANPERPVRYIRKPIDYSLLDDMGHGVKASAQNMKAGATGLPRTNPPTQKPPSPPMSGKGTIGSGSSGGSHPSSSSRSSSRENSGSGSVGLPIAVPTPAPPPTAFPGAPQFFSMNRPVQPQNPPAVGGSLPYRRPASLTGQPNSNMALNQPQPNGGPHFNQVPAGPLVAPPPPSMQITPQLPLMGFVARVQETKFCLSSYTFSMDTQTTTPALRHMHGNASVNPHVYIPLVEEAVFEEPTPPPPEDYEDDDEEEEESAVVEYSDPYAEEDPPWAPRTYMEKVVAIYDYAADKEDELSFNEGAIIYVIKKNDDGWYEGTMSGTTGLFPGNYVESIMHYAD, from the exons ATGAGCGTTGGAGAGGCTGGGATCTGGCATGCATTGATTGCTAAAGATGTGAAAATGGCGGAGTTACAAATGCTTTTGGAAGAGGAGATTCCAGCTGGACGTAGTGCTTTATTAGATAGTTTTACCAATTTGGAAAGAGTTGCCGAGTATTGCGAAAGCAACTATGTTCAG tCACCAGATAAGCACAGAGCGTTGGAGGAGACTAAGAACTACACCACCCAGTCTCTGGCCAGCGTAGCCTACCTGATCAACACCTTGGCCAACAATGTCCTGCagatgcttgacattcaggcctcCCAGCTCCGCCGCATGGAGTCCTCCATCAACCACATCTCACAG ACAGTGGACATCCACAAAGAGAAAGTGGCCAGGCGGGAGATTGGCATCCTGACCACCAATAAGAACACCTCTCGCACACATAAGATCATTGCTCCGGCCAATCCAGAGAGGCCGGTGCGCTACATCCGCAAGCCAATCGACTACAGCCTGCTGGATGACATGGGCCACGGAGTCAAG GCCAGTGCTCAGAACATGAAGGCCGGAGCCACAGGTCTCCCTCGCACCAATCCACCCACACAGAAGCCGCCAAGCCCACCCATGTCAGGGAAGGGAACCATTGG CAGTGGCAGCAGTGGAGGCAGCcaccccagcagcagcagccgcagcagcagcagagagaaTAGCGGCAGCGGCTCCGTGGGCTTGCCTATCGCCGTGCCAACGCCTGCCCCGCCCCCCACAGCATTCCCAG GTGCCCCCCAGTTCTTCAGCATGAACCGGCCGGTGCAACCACAGAACCCTCCTGCGGTGGGGGGGTCTCTGCCATACCGCCGGCCCGCATCATTGACGGGCCAGCCCAACTCCAACATGGCCctgaaccagccccagcccaacggAGGACCCCACTTCAACCAGGTCCCAG CAGGTCCTCTTgttgccccccctcccccctccatgcAGATCACTCCTCAGCTCCCTCTGATGGGCTTTGTGGCTCGGGTACAGGAGACCA AATTCTGTTTGTCTTCATACACTTTCAGCATGGATACCCAAACAACCACTCCAGCCCTCCGCCACATGCATGGGAATGCCAGTGTCAATCCACATGTCTACATTCCACTGGTTG AAGAAGCTGTGTTTGAGGAACCCACCCCGCCCCCTCCAGAGGActatgaggatgatgatgaggaggaagaagagTCGGCCGTGGTGGAATACAGTGATCCCTATGCAGAGGAGGACCCCCCGTGGGCCCCACGCACCTACATGGAGAAAG TGGTGGCGATCTACGACTACGCGGCGGACAAGGAGGACGAGCTATCCTTCAACGAGGGCGCTATCATCTACGTCATCAAGAAGAACGACGACGGCTGGTACGAAGGAACGATGAGTGGCACCACCGGCCTCTTCCCCGGAAACTACGTCGAGTCCATCATGCACTATGCCgactga
- the LOC118370212 gene encoding abl interactor 2-like isoform X10 produces the protein MSVGEAGIWHALIAKDVKMAELQMLLEEEIPAGRSALLDSFTNLERVAEYCESNYVQSPDKHRALEETKNYTTQSLASVAYLINTLANNVLQMLDIQASQLRRMESSINHISQTVDIHKEKVARREIGILTTNKNTSRTHKIIAPANPERPVRYIRKPIDYSLLDDMGHGVKWLLRFKASAQNMKAGATGLPRTNPPTQKPPSPPMSGKGTIGRHSPYRTLEPVRPPVVPNDYVSSPTRHGNMAPPQQSPARTASVNQRNRTYSSGSSGGSHPSSSSRSSSRENSGSGSVGLPIAVPTPAPPPTAFPGAPQFFSMNRPVQPQNPPAVGGSLPYRRPASLTGQPNSNMALNQPQPNGGPHFNQVPAGPLVAPPPPSMQITPQLPLMGFVARVQETKFCLSSYTFSMDTQTTTPALRHMHGNASVNPHVYIPLVEEAVFEEPTPPPPEDYEDDDEEEEESAVVEYSDPYAEEDPPWAPRTYMEKVVAIYDYAADKEDELSFNEGAIIYVIKKNDDGWYEGTMSGTTGLFPGNYVESIMHYAD, from the exons ATGAGCGTTGGAGAGGCTGGGATCTGGCATGCATTGATTGCTAAAGATGTGAAAATGGCGGAGTTACAAATGCTTTTGGAAGAGGAGATTCCAGCTGGACGTAGTGCTTTATTAGATAGTTTTACCAATTTGGAAAGAGTTGCCGAGTATTGCGAAAGCAACTATGTTCAG tCACCAGATAAGCACAGAGCGTTGGAGGAGACTAAGAACTACACCACCCAGTCTCTGGCCAGCGTAGCCTACCTGATCAACACCTTGGCCAACAATGTCCTGCagatgcttgacattcaggcctcCCAGCTCCGCCGCATGGAGTCCTCCATCAACCACATCTCACAG ACAGTGGACATCCACAAAGAGAAAGTGGCCAGGCGGGAGATTGGCATCCTGACCACCAATAAGAACACCTCTCGCACACATAAGATCATTGCTCCGGCCAATCCAGAGAGGCCGGTGCGCTACATCCGCAAGCCAATCGACTACAGCCTGCTGGATGACATGGGCCACGGAGTCAAG TGGTTGCTAAGGTTTAAG GCCAGTGCTCAGAACATGAAGGCCGGAGCCACAGGTCTCCCTCGCACCAATCCACCCACACAGAAGCCGCCAAGCCCACCCATGTCAGGGAAGGGAACCATTGG GCGCCACTCCCCCTATAGGACACTCGAGCCGGTGCGTCCTCCCGTTGTCCCTAACGACTACGTCTCGAGCCCGACGCGCCATGGCAACATGGCGCCCCCACAGCAGAGCCCTGCACGCACTGCGTCTGTTAATCAGAGGAACCGCACGTACAG CAGTGGCAGCAGTGGAGGCAGCcaccccagcagcagcagccgcagcagcagcagagagaaTAGCGGCAGCGGCTCCGTGGGCTTGCCTATCGCCGTGCCAACGCCTGCCCCGCCCCCCACAGCATTCCCAG GTGCCCCCCAGTTCTTCAGCATGAACCGGCCGGTGCAACCACAGAACCCTCCTGCGGTGGGGGGGTCTCTGCCATACCGCCGGCCCGCATCATTGACGGGCCAGCCCAACTCCAACATGGCCctgaaccagccccagcccaacggAGGACCCCACTTCAACCAGGTCCCAG CAGGTCCTCTTgttgccccccctcccccctccatgcAGATCACTCCTCAGCTCCCTCTGATGGGCTTTGTGGCTCGGGTACAGGAGACCA AATTCTGTTTGTCTTCATACACTTTCAGCATGGATACCCAAACAACCACTCCAGCCCTCCGCCACATGCATGGGAATGCCAGTGTCAATCCACATGTCTACATTCCACTGGTTG AAGAAGCTGTGTTTGAGGAACCCACCCCGCCCCCTCCAGAGGActatgaggatgatgatgaggaggaagaagagTCGGCCGTGGTGGAATACAGTGATCCCTATGCAGAGGAGGACCCCCCGTGGGCCCCACGCACCTACATGGAGAAAG TGGTGGCGATCTACGACTACGCGGCGGACAAGGAGGACGAGCTATCCTTCAACGAGGGCGCTATCATCTACGTCATCAAGAAGAACGACGACGGCTGGTACGAAGGAACGATGAGTGGCACCACCGGCCTCTTCCCCGGAAACTACGTCGAGTCCATCATGCACTATGCCgactga
- the LOC118370212 gene encoding abl interactor 2-like isoform X13, with product MSVGEAGIWHALIAKDVKMAELQMLLEEEIPAGRSALLDSFTNLERVAEYCESNYVQSPDKHRALEETKNYTTQSLASVAYLINTLANNVLQMLDIQASQLRRMESSINHISQTVDIHKEKVARREIGILTTNKNTSRTHKIIAPANPERPVRYIRKPIDYSLLDDMGHGVKWLLRFKASAQNMKAGATGLPRTNPPTQKPPSPPMSGKGTIGRHSPYRTLEPVRPPVVPNDYVSSPTRHGNMAPPQQSPARTASVNQRNRTYSSGSSGGSHPSSSSRSSSRENSGSGSVGLPIAVPTPAPPPTAFPGAPQFFSMNRPVQPQNPPAVGGSLPYRRPASLTGQPNSNMALNQPQPNGGPHFNQVPAGPLVAPPPPSMQITPQLPLMGFVARVQETISDVPPPPPPVEEAVFEEPTPPPPEDYEDDDEEEEESAVVEYSDPYAEEDPPWAPRTYMEKVVAIYDYAADKEDELSFNEGAIIYVIKKNDDGWYEGTMSGTTGLFPGNYVESIMHYAD from the exons ATGAGCGTTGGAGAGGCTGGGATCTGGCATGCATTGATTGCTAAAGATGTGAAAATGGCGGAGTTACAAATGCTTTTGGAAGAGGAGATTCCAGCTGGACGTAGTGCTTTATTAGATAGTTTTACCAATTTGGAAAGAGTTGCCGAGTATTGCGAAAGCAACTATGTTCAG tCACCAGATAAGCACAGAGCGTTGGAGGAGACTAAGAACTACACCACCCAGTCTCTGGCCAGCGTAGCCTACCTGATCAACACCTTGGCCAACAATGTCCTGCagatgcttgacattcaggcctcCCAGCTCCGCCGCATGGAGTCCTCCATCAACCACATCTCACAG ACAGTGGACATCCACAAAGAGAAAGTGGCCAGGCGGGAGATTGGCATCCTGACCACCAATAAGAACACCTCTCGCACACATAAGATCATTGCTCCGGCCAATCCAGAGAGGCCGGTGCGCTACATCCGCAAGCCAATCGACTACAGCCTGCTGGATGACATGGGCCACGGAGTCAAG TGGTTGCTAAGGTTTAAG GCCAGTGCTCAGAACATGAAGGCCGGAGCCACAGGTCTCCCTCGCACCAATCCACCCACACAGAAGCCGCCAAGCCCACCCATGTCAGGGAAGGGAACCATTGG GCGCCACTCCCCCTATAGGACACTCGAGCCGGTGCGTCCTCCCGTTGTCCCTAACGACTACGTCTCGAGCCCGACGCGCCATGGCAACATGGCGCCCCCACAGCAGAGCCCTGCACGCACTGCGTCTGTTAATCAGAGGAACCGCACGTACAG CAGTGGCAGCAGTGGAGGCAGCcaccccagcagcagcagccgcagcagcagcagagagaaTAGCGGCAGCGGCTCCGTGGGCTTGCCTATCGCCGTGCCAACGCCTGCCCCGCCCCCCACAGCATTCCCAG GTGCCCCCCAGTTCTTCAGCATGAACCGGCCGGTGCAACCACAGAACCCTCCTGCGGTGGGGGGGTCTCTGCCATACCGCCGGCCCGCATCATTGACGGGCCAGCCCAACTCCAACATGGCCctgaaccagccccagcccaacggAGGACCCCACTTCAACCAGGTCCCAG CAGGTCCTCTTgttgccccccctcccccctccatgcAGATCACTCCTCAGCTCCCTCTGATGGGCTTTGTGGCTCGGGTACAGGAGACCA TCTCAGACGTGCCCCCTCCCCCGCCCCCTGTAGAAGAAGCTGTGTTTGAGGAACCCACCCCGCCCCCTCCAGAGGActatgaggatgatgatgaggaggaagaagagTCGGCCGTGGTGGAATACAGTGATCCCTATGCAGAGGAGGACCCCCCGTGGGCCCCACGCACCTACATGGAGAAAG TGGTGGCGATCTACGACTACGCGGCGGACAAGGAGGACGAGCTATCCTTCAACGAGGGCGCTATCATCTACGTCATCAAGAAGAACGACGACGGCTGGTACGAAGGAACGATGAGTGGCACCACCGGCCTCTTCCCCGGAAACTACGTCGAGTCCATCATGCACTATGCCgactga
- the LOC118370212 gene encoding abl interactor 2-like isoform X16, translating to MSVGEAGIWHALIAKDVKMAELQMLLEEEIPAGRSALLDSFTNLERVAEYCESNYVQSPDKHRALEETKNYTTQSLASVAYLINTLANNVLQMLDIQASQLRRMESSINHISQTVDIHKEKVARREIGILTTNKNTSRTHKIIAPANPERPVRYIRKPIDYSLLDDMGHGVKASAQNMKAGATGLPRTNPPTQKPPSPPMSGKGTIGRHSPYRTLEPVRPPVVPNDYVSSPTRHGNMAPPQQSPARTASVNQRNRTYSSGSSGGSHPSSSSRSSSRENSGSGSVGLPIAVPTPAPPPTAFPGAPQFFSMNRPVQPQNPPAVGGSLPYRRPASLTGQPNSNMALNQPQPNGGPHFNQVPGPLVAPPPPSMQITPQLPLMGFVARVQETISDVPPPPPPVEEAVFEEPTPPPPEDYEDDDEEEEESAVVEYSDPYAEEDPPWAPRTYMEKVVAIYDYAADKEDELSFNEGAIIYVIKKNDDGWYEGTMSGTTGLFPGNYVESIMHYAD from the exons ATGAGCGTTGGAGAGGCTGGGATCTGGCATGCATTGATTGCTAAAGATGTGAAAATGGCGGAGTTACAAATGCTTTTGGAAGAGGAGATTCCAGCTGGACGTAGTGCTTTATTAGATAGTTTTACCAATTTGGAAAGAGTTGCCGAGTATTGCGAAAGCAACTATGTTCAG tCACCAGATAAGCACAGAGCGTTGGAGGAGACTAAGAACTACACCACCCAGTCTCTGGCCAGCGTAGCCTACCTGATCAACACCTTGGCCAACAATGTCCTGCagatgcttgacattcaggcctcCCAGCTCCGCCGCATGGAGTCCTCCATCAACCACATCTCACAG ACAGTGGACATCCACAAAGAGAAAGTGGCCAGGCGGGAGATTGGCATCCTGACCACCAATAAGAACACCTCTCGCACACATAAGATCATTGCTCCGGCCAATCCAGAGAGGCCGGTGCGCTACATCCGCAAGCCAATCGACTACAGCCTGCTGGATGACATGGGCCACGGAGTCAAG GCCAGTGCTCAGAACATGAAGGCCGGAGCCACAGGTCTCCCTCGCACCAATCCACCCACACAGAAGCCGCCAAGCCCACCCATGTCAGGGAAGGGAACCATTGG GCGCCACTCCCCCTATAGGACACTCGAGCCGGTGCGTCCTCCCGTTGTCCCTAACGACTACGTCTCGAGCCCGACGCGCCATGGCAACATGGCGCCCCCACAGCAGAGCCCTGCACGCACTGCGTCTGTTAATCAGAGGAACCGCACGTACAG CAGTGGCAGCAGTGGAGGCAGCcaccccagcagcagcagccgcagcagcagcagagagaaTAGCGGCAGCGGCTCCGTGGGCTTGCCTATCGCCGTGCCAACGCCTGCCCCGCCCCCCACAGCATTCCCAG GTGCCCCCCAGTTCTTCAGCATGAACCGGCCGGTGCAACCACAGAACCCTCCTGCGGTGGGGGGGTCTCTGCCATACCGCCGGCCCGCATCATTGACGGGCCAGCCCAACTCCAACATGGCCctgaaccagccccagcccaacggAGGACCCCACTTCAACCAGGTCCCAG GTCCTCTTgttgccccccctcccccctccatgcAGATCACTCCTCAGCTCCCTCTGATGGGCTTTGTGGCTCGGGTACAGGAGACCA TCTCAGACGTGCCCCCTCCCCCGCCCCCTGTAGAAGAAGCTGTGTTTGAGGAACCCACCCCGCCCCCTCCAGAGGActatgaggatgatgatgaggaggaagaagagTCGGCCGTGGTGGAATACAGTGATCCCTATGCAGAGGAGGACCCCCCGTGGGCCCCACGCACCTACATGGAGAAAG TGGTGGCGATCTACGACTACGCGGCGGACAAGGAGGACGAGCTATCCTTCAACGAGGGCGCTATCATCTACGTCATCAAGAAGAACGACGACGGCTGGTACGAAGGAACGATGAGTGGCACCACCGGCCTCTTCCCCGGAAACTACGTCGAGTCCATCATGCACTATGCCgactga
- the LOC118370212 gene encoding abl interactor 2-like isoform X20, which produces MSVGEAGIWHALIAKDVKMAELQMLLEEEIPAGRSALLDSFTNLERVAEYCESNYVQSPDKHRALEETKNYTTQSLASVAYLINTLANNVLQMLDIQASQLRRMESSINHISQTVDIHKEKVARREIGILTTNKNTSRTHKIIAPANPERPVRYIRKPIDYSLLDDMGHGVKASAQNMKAGATGLPRTNPPTQKPPSPPMSGKGTIGRHSPYRTLEPVRPPVVPNDYVSSPTRHGNMAPPQQSPARTASVNQRNRTYSSGSSGGSHPSSSSRSSSRENSGSGSVGLPIAVPTPAPPPTAFPGAPQFFSMNRPVQPQNPPAVGGSLPYRRPASLTGQPNSNMALNQPQPNGGPHFNQVPVSDVPPPPPPVEEAVFEEPTPPPPEDYEDDDEEEEESAVVEYSDPYAEEDPPWAPRTYMEKVVAIYDYAADKEDELSFNEGAIIYVIKKNDDGWYEGTMSGTTGLFPGNYVESIMHYAD; this is translated from the exons ATGAGCGTTGGAGAGGCTGGGATCTGGCATGCATTGATTGCTAAAGATGTGAAAATGGCGGAGTTACAAATGCTTTTGGAAGAGGAGATTCCAGCTGGACGTAGTGCTTTATTAGATAGTTTTACCAATTTGGAAAGAGTTGCCGAGTATTGCGAAAGCAACTATGTTCAG tCACCAGATAAGCACAGAGCGTTGGAGGAGACTAAGAACTACACCACCCAGTCTCTGGCCAGCGTAGCCTACCTGATCAACACCTTGGCCAACAATGTCCTGCagatgcttgacattcaggcctcCCAGCTCCGCCGCATGGAGTCCTCCATCAACCACATCTCACAG ACAGTGGACATCCACAAAGAGAAAGTGGCCAGGCGGGAGATTGGCATCCTGACCACCAATAAGAACACCTCTCGCACACATAAGATCATTGCTCCGGCCAATCCAGAGAGGCCGGTGCGCTACATCCGCAAGCCAATCGACTACAGCCTGCTGGATGACATGGGCCACGGAGTCAAG GCCAGTGCTCAGAACATGAAGGCCGGAGCCACAGGTCTCCCTCGCACCAATCCACCCACACAGAAGCCGCCAAGCCCACCCATGTCAGGGAAGGGAACCATTGG GCGCCACTCCCCCTATAGGACACTCGAGCCGGTGCGTCCTCCCGTTGTCCCTAACGACTACGTCTCGAGCCCGACGCGCCATGGCAACATGGCGCCCCCACAGCAGAGCCCTGCACGCACTGCGTCTGTTAATCAGAGGAACCGCACGTACAG CAGTGGCAGCAGTGGAGGCAGCcaccccagcagcagcagccgcagcagcagcagagagaaTAGCGGCAGCGGCTCCGTGGGCTTGCCTATCGCCGTGCCAACGCCTGCCCCGCCCCCCACAGCATTCCCAG GTGCCCCCCAGTTCTTCAGCATGAACCGGCCGGTGCAACCACAGAACCCTCCTGCGGTGGGGGGGTCTCTGCCATACCGCCGGCCCGCATCATTGACGGGCCAGCCCAACTCCAACATGGCCctgaaccagccccagcccaacggAGGACCCCACTTCAACCAGGTCCCAG TCTCAGACGTGCCCCCTCCCCCGCCCCCTGTAGAAGAAGCTGTGTTTGAGGAACCCACCCCGCCCCCTCCAGAGGActatgaggatgatgatgaggaggaagaagagTCGGCCGTGGTGGAATACAGTGATCCCTATGCAGAGGAGGACCCCCCGTGGGCCCCACGCACCTACATGGAGAAAG TGGTGGCGATCTACGACTACGCGGCGGACAAGGAGGACGAGCTATCCTTCAACGAGGGCGCTATCATCTACGTCATCAAGAAGAACGACGACGGCTGGTACGAAGGAACGATGAGTGGCACCACCGGCCTCTTCCCCGGAAACTACGTCGAGTCCATCATGCACTATGCCgactga
- the LOC118370212 gene encoding abl interactor 2-like isoform X19 translates to MSVGEAGIWHALIAKDVKMAELQMLLEEEIPAGRSALLDSFTNLERVAEYCESNYVQSPDKHRALEETKNYTTQSLASVAYLINTLANNVLQMLDIQASQLRRMESSINHISQTVDIHKEKVARREIGILTTNKNTSRTHKIIAPANPERPVRYIRKPIDYSLLDDMGHGVKASAQNMKAGATGLPRTNPPTQKPPSPPMSGKGTIGSGSSGGSHPSSSSRSSSRENSGSGSVGLPIAVPTPAPPPTAFPGAPQFFSMNRPVQPQNPPAVGGSLPYRRPASLTGQPNSNMALNQPQPNGGPHFNQVPGPLVAPPPPSMQITPQLPLMGFVARVQETKFCLSSYTFSMDTQTTTPALRHMHGNASVNPHVYIPLVEEAVFEEPTPPPPEDYEDDDEEEEESAVVEYSDPYAEEDPPWAPRTYMEKVVAIYDYAADKEDELSFNEGAIIYVIKKNDDGWYEGTMSGTTGLFPGNYVESIMHYAD, encoded by the exons ATGAGCGTTGGAGAGGCTGGGATCTGGCATGCATTGATTGCTAAAGATGTGAAAATGGCGGAGTTACAAATGCTTTTGGAAGAGGAGATTCCAGCTGGACGTAGTGCTTTATTAGATAGTTTTACCAATTTGGAAAGAGTTGCCGAGTATTGCGAAAGCAACTATGTTCAG tCACCAGATAAGCACAGAGCGTTGGAGGAGACTAAGAACTACACCACCCAGTCTCTGGCCAGCGTAGCCTACCTGATCAACACCTTGGCCAACAATGTCCTGCagatgcttgacattcaggcctcCCAGCTCCGCCGCATGGAGTCCTCCATCAACCACATCTCACAG ACAGTGGACATCCACAAAGAGAAAGTGGCCAGGCGGGAGATTGGCATCCTGACCACCAATAAGAACACCTCTCGCACACATAAGATCATTGCTCCGGCCAATCCAGAGAGGCCGGTGCGCTACATCCGCAAGCCAATCGACTACAGCCTGCTGGATGACATGGGCCACGGAGTCAAG GCCAGTGCTCAGAACATGAAGGCCGGAGCCACAGGTCTCCCTCGCACCAATCCACCCACACAGAAGCCGCCAAGCCCACCCATGTCAGGGAAGGGAACCATTGG CAGTGGCAGCAGTGGAGGCAGCcaccccagcagcagcagccgcagcagcagcagagagaaTAGCGGCAGCGGCTCCGTGGGCTTGCCTATCGCCGTGCCAACGCCTGCCCCGCCCCCCACAGCATTCCCAG GTGCCCCCCAGTTCTTCAGCATGAACCGGCCGGTGCAACCACAGAACCCTCCTGCGGTGGGGGGGTCTCTGCCATACCGCCGGCCCGCATCATTGACGGGCCAGCCCAACTCCAACATGGCCctgaaccagccccagcccaacggAGGACCCCACTTCAACCAGGTCCCAG GTCCTCTTgttgccccccctcccccctccatgcAGATCACTCCTCAGCTCCCTCTGATGGGCTTTGTGGCTCGGGTACAGGAGACCA AATTCTGTTTGTCTTCATACACTTTCAGCATGGATACCCAAACAACCACTCCAGCCCTCCGCCACATGCATGGGAATGCCAGTGTCAATCCACATGTCTACATTCCACTGGTTG AAGAAGCTGTGTTTGAGGAACCCACCCCGCCCCCTCCAGAGGActatgaggatgatgatgaggaggaagaagagTCGGCCGTGGTGGAATACAGTGATCCCTATGCAGAGGAGGACCCCCCGTGGGCCCCACGCACCTACATGGAGAAAG TGGTGGCGATCTACGACTACGCGGCGGACAAGGAGGACGAGCTATCCTTCAACGAGGGCGCTATCATCTACGTCATCAAGAAGAACGACGACGGCTGGTACGAAGGAACGATGAGTGGCACCACCGGCCTCTTCCCCGGAAACTACGTCGAGTCCATCATGCACTATGCCgactga
- the LOC118370212 gene encoding abl interactor 2-like isoform X23: protein MSVGEAGIWHALIAKDVKMAELQMLLEEEIPAGRSALLDSFTNLERVAEYCESNYVQSPDKHRALEETKNYTTQSLASVAYLINTLANNVLQMLDIQASQLRRMESSINHISQTVDIHKEKVARREIGILTTNKNTSRTHKIIAPANPERPVRYIRKPIDYSLLDDMGHGVKASAQNMKAGATGLPRTNPPTQKPPSPPMSGKGTIGSGSSGGSHPSSSSRSSSRENSGSGSVGLPIAVPTPAPPPTAFPGAPQFFSMNRPVQPQNPPAVGGSLPYRRPASLTGQPNSNMALNQPQPNGGPHFNQVPVSDVPPPPPPVEEAVFEEPTPPPPEDYEDDDEEEEESAVVEYSDPYAEEDPPWAPRTYMEKVVAIYDYAADKEDELSFNEGAIIYVIKKNDDGWYEGTMSGTTGLFPGNYVESIMHYAD from the exons ATGAGCGTTGGAGAGGCTGGGATCTGGCATGCATTGATTGCTAAAGATGTGAAAATGGCGGAGTTACAAATGCTTTTGGAAGAGGAGATTCCAGCTGGACGTAGTGCTTTATTAGATAGTTTTACCAATTTGGAAAGAGTTGCCGAGTATTGCGAAAGCAACTATGTTCAG tCACCAGATAAGCACAGAGCGTTGGAGGAGACTAAGAACTACACCACCCAGTCTCTGGCCAGCGTAGCCTACCTGATCAACACCTTGGCCAACAATGTCCTGCagatgcttgacattcaggcctcCCAGCTCCGCCGCATGGAGTCCTCCATCAACCACATCTCACAG ACAGTGGACATCCACAAAGAGAAAGTGGCCAGGCGGGAGATTGGCATCCTGACCACCAATAAGAACACCTCTCGCACACATAAGATCATTGCTCCGGCCAATCCAGAGAGGCCGGTGCGCTACATCCGCAAGCCAATCGACTACAGCCTGCTGGATGACATGGGCCACGGAGTCAAG GCCAGTGCTCAGAACATGAAGGCCGGAGCCACAGGTCTCCCTCGCACCAATCCACCCACACAGAAGCCGCCAAGCCCACCCATGTCAGGGAAGGGAACCATTGG CAGTGGCAGCAGTGGAGGCAGCcaccccagcagcagcagccgcagcagcagcagagagaaTAGCGGCAGCGGCTCCGTGGGCTTGCCTATCGCCGTGCCAACGCCTGCCCCGCCCCCCACAGCATTCCCAG GTGCCCCCCAGTTCTTCAGCATGAACCGGCCGGTGCAACCACAGAACCCTCCTGCGGTGGGGGGGTCTCTGCCATACCGCCGGCCCGCATCATTGACGGGCCAGCCCAACTCCAACATGGCCctgaaccagccccagcccaacggAGGACCCCACTTCAACCAGGTCCCAG TCTCAGACGTGCCCCCTCCCCCGCCCCCTGTAGAAGAAGCTGTGTTTGAGGAACCCACCCCGCCCCCTCCAGAGGActatgaggatgatgatgaggaggaagaagagTCGGCCGTGGTGGAATACAGTGATCCCTATGCAGAGGAGGACCCCCCGTGGGCCCCACGCACCTACATGGAGAAAG TGGTGGCGATCTACGACTACGCGGCGGACAAGGAGGACGAGCTATCCTTCAACGAGGGCGCTATCATCTACGTCATCAAGAAGAACGACGACGGCTGGTACGAAGGAACGATGAGTGGCACCACCGGCCTCTTCCCCGGAAACTACGTCGAGTCCATCATGCACTATGCCgactga